From the genome of Cherax quadricarinatus isolate ZL_2023a chromosome 47, ASM3850222v1, whole genome shotgun sequence, one region includes:
- the LOC128694047 gene encoding uncharacterized protein isoform X1, which translates to MGPLMKVPFFNALIFRTISYLFMLHCITQQPVSTCIGGIHSVLCISLLGHYLSWILPFLFRHYRRHFCYLAILMPIISSGGSHCDSCGIQLEAFLATHPLHVLNTGTHTHFDPRTHTLSCIDLSVCSSSATLDFTWSVFLDLHDSNHFPIILTSPSHSPPLRNPCWQFDQANWNLYSRLTVLSEVPSSSSIDELLHLFSSSILTAASHSIPQTLGRHSQKCVPWWSPACARAVRLKRTVWGRYRYNRTTERLLDFKQKHAIARCVIHDAQHTCWRDYISTITSASSMSAVWKKVRKLSGKYSPDPAPVLRVAGVDIANPLDVANEIGNHLVRISQGLHLCPSFLSSKSARELAPLDFASLREEQYNVPFTLQELEATLSACQSLAAGPSDIHIRMLQHLHQSALAVLLRLFNLIW; encoded by the coding sequence atgggacctttaatgaaagtgcccttcttcaatgcactgatattccgtaccatcagctatttgttcatgcttcactgcattacacagcagcctgtatccacttgcataggtggtatacactctgttctttgtatctctctccttgggcattatctatcctggatattgcctttcttgtttcgtcattaccgccgccacttctgttacttggcgattttaatgcccatcatttcctctggggggtctcactgtgattcctgtggcattcagttagaggcttttcttgctacccaccccctccatgttttaaatacaggtactcacacccattttgatcctcggactcatactctctcttgcatcgatctttcagtctgctcttcctccgccacattagacttcacctggtctgttttcctggatttacatgacagcaatcatttcccaatcattcttacttccccttcacattcaccacctcttcgtaacccatgctggcaatttgatcaggcaaattggaacctttactcacgaCTAACTGTTttgagtgaggttccttcttcgtcctccattgatgagcttttacacctcttctcatcctccattttaaccgcagcttcacattctataccccaaactttgggcaggcattctcagaaatgtgtgccttggtggtctcctgcttgtgctcgtgcagtacgtttgaaacgcactgtgtggggcaggtaccggtacaatagaaccacggagagactacttgattttaagcagaagcatgcgattgctcgctgtgtcatccatgatgctcaacacacttgctggcgagattatatctccaccatcacctctgcttcctctatgagtgcagtctggaaaaaagtacgaaaactgagtggtaaatattctcctgacccggctcctgttttgcgggttgctggtgttgatatagcaaacccactagatgttgccaatgaaattggcaatcatctggtccgtatttctcaggggctccatctatgcccctcgtttctttcctcaaagtctgccagagagttagcacccttggactttgcttctctcagagaagaacagtataatgtgccttttacacttcaggaactggaggcaacactctcagcttgccaatcattggcagctgggcccagcgacattcatattcgtatgctacaacatttacatcagtcggcccttgcagtcctattacgccttttcaatcttatttggtaa